Proteins encoded within one genomic window of Actinoplanes octamycinicus:
- a CDS encoding PP2C family protein-serine/threonine phosphatase: MTLTLRYAAQSDRGLIRDLNQDSVYAGPRLLAVADGMGGMAAGDVASNIVIAAMAPLDDDVPGDALVDALRHAVGTANQQLRDTVDANPQLEGMGTTLTAVLFTGSKFGMVHIGDSRAYLLRKGEFSQITKDDTYVQMLVDEGRVSPEEASSHPQRSLLTRALDGRDIDPEYSVRQVLKGDRYLICSDGLSGVVSGETIGQTMREIADPKACVERLVQLALRGGGPDNITVVIADATDADIVEQAPIVGGAASLDRGNTTVADSSTPASRAAALKQPPPRPAQPETDGYDREPEPAGHPVRTALLVLVLLGVLGGGLWAGWQYTQDQYYVGATEAGQLAIFRGVPGQLAGLDLSTVSETSTVGLDDLTTVAQERVKEGIHADDQVDARDILTDLTSDVPSNSNLKPVCAAPGASPAASTSVRPAATGATSAPAIAPSVQPSESASTAADNGCRTAD; encoded by the coding sequence ATGACCCTGACCCTGCGCTATGCCGCTCAGAGCGACCGCGGTCTGATCCGAGACCTGAACCAGGACTCCGTCTACGCCGGGCCGCGGCTGCTTGCTGTCGCGGACGGCATGGGCGGCATGGCCGCCGGAGACGTCGCCTCCAACATCGTCATCGCCGCGATGGCGCCGCTCGACGACGACGTCCCCGGGGACGCGCTGGTCGACGCCCTGCGGCACGCCGTCGGCACCGCGAACCAGCAGCTGCGGGACACCGTCGACGCCAACCCGCAGCTGGAGGGGATGGGCACCACGCTGACCGCGGTGCTCTTCACCGGCAGCAAGTTCGGCATGGTGCACATCGGCGACTCGCGGGCGTACCTGCTCCGCAAGGGCGAGTTCTCACAGATCACCAAGGACGACACGTACGTTCAGATGCTGGTCGACGAGGGCCGGGTCAGTCCGGAGGAGGCGAGCAGCCATCCGCAGCGGTCGCTGCTCACCCGCGCGCTGGACGGCCGGGACATCGACCCGGAGTACTCGGTTCGCCAGGTGCTCAAGGGCGATCGGTACCTGATCTGCAGCGACGGTCTGTCCGGCGTGGTCAGCGGCGAGACGATCGGCCAGACCATGCGGGAGATCGCCGACCCGAAGGCGTGCGTCGAGCGGCTGGTGCAGCTCGCCCTGCGCGGCGGCGGGCCGGACAACATCACCGTGGTGATCGCCGACGCGACCGACGCGGACATCGTCGAGCAGGCGCCGATCGTCGGCGGTGCGGCCTCCCTCGACCGGGGCAACACCACCGTGGCGGACAGCTCGACGCCGGCCTCCCGGGCGGCCGCGCTCAAGCAGCCGCCGCCGCGACCGGCCCAGCCGGAGACCGACGGTTACGACCGCGAGCCGGAGCCGGCCGGCCACCCGGTGCGGACCGCGCTGCTGGTCCTGGTGCTGCTCGGGGTGCTGGGCGGCGGCCTCTGGGCCGGCTGGCAGTACACCCAGGACCAGTACTACGTCGGCGCGACCGAGGCCGGCCAGCTGGCCATCTTCCGCGGCGTGCCCGGGCAGCTCGCCGGGCTCGACCTGTCCACCGTGAGCGAGACCAGCACGGTCGGCCTCGACGACCTGACCACGGTCGCCCAGGAGCGGGTCAAGGAGGGCATCCACGCCGACGACCAGGTCGACGCGCGGGACATCCTCACCGACCTGACCAGCGACGTGCCGTCCAACTCGAACCTGAAGCCGGTCTGCGCCGCGCCCGGCGCGAGCCCGGCCGCATCGACCTCGGTGCGCCCGGCGGCGACCGGCGCGACGTCGGCTCCGGCCATCGCGCCGAGCGTTCAACCGTCCGAGAGCGCGTCCACGGCGGCCGACAACGGCTGCCGGACCGCCGACTGA
- a CDS encoding FtsW/RodA/SpoVE family cell cycle protein yields the protein MSRIPGLKTRRNAELGLLAFAMVLVAAFGATVEANKYDKLQPNFWVPAALLSILFLGLHLVVRYVAPYADPVLLPMVALINGIGVAFLRRIDIANAINDKEGPPGIFSGIGGRQLAWTLIALILAAALLLLIRDHRNVSKYAYTLGLTGIVLMMIPAVLPGSISEVNGAKLWIKLGAFSIQPGEFAKLMLVTFFAYYLVRKREVLSLASKRFLGIDFPRGRDLGPVVTVWLFSLLVLVFEKDLGTALLYFGLFVVTLYVATERSSWLIIGLLLFFGGVYIAYLLGASVGGPFANFYDRAEVWLDPFSQANYERVSGNSYQLVQGLLGLGTGGLFGTGPGAGSPLSVPEVQNDFIFAGLGEEIGLFGLSALLVCYMLIAIRGLRAAIGVRDSFGKLVAGGLSFTLGLQVFVILGGITGLIPLTGQTTPFLSSGGSSLMANWLLIAMLLRISNAARGPATGGGGAARPGPKKAPTQLHGAMTEVIKP from the coding sequence ATGTCGCGTATCCCGGGATTGAAGACGCGTCGTAACGCCGAGCTCGGGCTGCTGGCTTTCGCCATGGTGCTCGTCGCCGCGTTCGGCGCGACCGTGGAAGCCAACAAGTACGACAAGCTGCAGCCGAACTTCTGGGTGCCGGCCGCGCTGCTCAGCATCCTCTTCCTCGGCCTGCACCTGGTGGTCCGCTACGTCGCGCCGTACGCGGATCCGGTGCTGCTCCCCATGGTCGCCCTGATCAACGGCATCGGTGTGGCGTTCCTGCGGCGCATCGACATCGCCAACGCGATCAACGACAAGGAGGGGCCGCCGGGGATCTTCTCCGGGATCGGCGGCCGCCAGCTCGCCTGGACGCTGATCGCGCTGATCCTGGCCGCCGCGCTGCTCCTGCTGATCCGCGACCACCGGAACGTCTCGAAGTACGCGTACACGCTCGGCCTCACCGGCATCGTGCTGATGATGATCCCGGCGGTGCTGCCCGGCAGCATCTCCGAGGTGAACGGCGCGAAGCTGTGGATCAAGCTGGGCGCCTTCTCCATCCAGCCCGGCGAGTTCGCCAAGCTGATGCTGGTCACCTTCTTCGCGTACTACCTGGTGCGCAAGCGCGAGGTGCTCTCGCTGGCCAGCAAGCGTTTCCTCGGCATCGACTTCCCGCGCGGCCGGGACCTCGGTCCGGTGGTCACGGTGTGGCTGTTCAGCCTGCTGGTCCTGGTCTTCGAGAAGGACCTGGGCACCGCGCTGCTGTACTTCGGGCTGTTCGTGGTGACGCTCTACGTGGCCACCGAGCGGTCCAGCTGGCTGATCATCGGCCTGCTGCTCTTCTTCGGCGGCGTCTACATCGCGTACCTGCTGGGCGCCTCGGTCGGCGGCCCGTTCGCGAACTTCTACGACCGGGCCGAGGTCTGGCTGGACCCGTTCTCCCAGGCCAACTACGAGCGGGTGAGCGGCAACAGCTACCAGCTCGTCCAGGGTCTGCTCGGGCTGGGCACCGGCGGCCTGTTCGGCACCGGTCCGGGCGCCGGTTCGCCCCTGTCGGTGCCCGAGGTGCAGAACGACTTCATCTTCGCCGGCCTGGGCGAGGAGATCGGCCTCTTCGGCCTCTCCGCGCTGCTGGTCTGCTACATGCTGATCGCGATCCGCGGGCTGCGCGCCGCGATCGGGGTGCGTGACTCGTTCGGCAAGCTGGTCGCCGGTGGTCTCTCGTTCACCCTCGGCCTGCAGGTCTTCGTGATCCTCGGGGGTATCACCGGGCTGATCCCGCTGACCGGTCAGACCACGCCGTTCCTCTCCTCCGGTGGTTCCTCGCTGATGGCGAACTGGCTGCTCATCGCGATGCTGTTGCGCATCTCGAACGCGGCCCGCGGCCCGGCGACCGGGGGCGGCGGCGCGGCTCGGCCCGGCCCGAAGAAGGCACCCACCCAGCTGCACGGCGCCATGACGGAGGTGATCAAGCCGTGA